In bacterium, the DNA window CATCACGGCATGTGTCAAAGACAGAAAGCGGGAACTTACCTCGTCCATTCGCGAGGACAGCTACGAACTCGAACGCCTGTCACTTCAGATGATGCAGCTGGCTCGCAAGCTCGAAACAGACCGTCAAGTGCTGAAGATGTTCGAGCGAGCACCCGACTGGATCAAAGCGAGAGCCACACGGATATTTGTGGATCTGATGAAACTCGTTCCCGGGACGTACACCAGCTTTCGCATTGAAGATACCAGCGTGATCGGTGTGACGCACCCGATTGACATTGAACACGACGGCTGCACTTACCACTTCAATGCCTACGAAGTCGAAGCAGACCTTTGTCAAGGCAAAGTGCGGATATCAGGTGGCACGGAATCGAATGGTTACATTCATCCGCATGTCACTGACGAGTCCACCAATATCTGCTGGGGCAACATCGGCCACTTGGTTCAGCGACTGGTCGGAGAGCTCGATCTGTTTCCACTGTTCCAACTGGTGCACCAGTTTCTGACAACCTACAATGAAGCTGATCCCTATCAACGCATCGAGAAGTGGGATCCCAACTGGATCGACGAAGAAGAGGAAGAAGAACCTTACTGCTCGTGGTGTGATGATTACGGCCACGAGATCTGCGACTGTGATCAGTGCTGGTGGTGTGAACATTGTCAGCAATACGATGATCACGATGAAGAAAATTGCCCGAACCGTCCGAAAGAAGAAGAAAGCGAGGAAGCACATGCAGTGGCCGAAGAACAAGCCGCGTGATCCAGTGCAACTCGGCATTCGCATTCAGATTGACGCGGTCGCCTACCAGAAGTTGATGTGCTGGACGGATGTGGCGCAGGGTGAAGTGTCTTGCCTCGGACTGGTCGAAGAGATCCGCGATGAAAACACCGGTCTGATCACCGCTCTGCGGGTTACTGACTTCTTCCTCGTGAAGCAAGTGTGCAGTGCCGACGAAACGACTATGGATGCACAGGCCGTGGCACAGCTGATTACGGATTTGGAAGCGCAGGGCATAGACTCACGTAAGCTTCGCTGCTGGGCGCACAGCCACGGTACCATGTCCGTGTTCTGGAGCGCGACCGATCACGACTGTATTGACGGTCTGGCTAACGGAGATTACCTGGTCAGTCTCGTCGTCAACAAAAAACGCGACTCAATGTGCCGGCTGGATGTTTACCACCCCGCTCACCTGTTCGTTACAGATATCGTCTGGGAAGTGTATACTCCACTGACTGAGGCTCTGGAAATAGCATGCTTTGACGAGTTCCAAACCAAAGTGTCGGAGTCCCAGTGGATGCGAAGCAACGGCAAGCTGTCGAATACAGAGATCGTCAAAGACCTGCACAGTGCTCGTGATCGCGGTGCGTTGACTCTCGACGAACTTGACGACGAACTGGACTGGCTGGGACTCGAGCGGGGTGATCTTGACGAACAACCCTTTTGAGGAGACACATGAACGACCTGCGTTTTGTCCGGCAGATGGATGCCGTGAACATGAAGCGTCTTACCCATCTGGGCGTCACGATCATCGGCATCGGTGCCATCGGGTCTACTTGTGCTGTCTGGCTCGGCAAAATGGGCTGTGTCGGTATCACCGGATACGATCCCGATCGCATCGAACCTCACAACTGGTCGAACCAGCTGTATCGGGACGATCAGATCGGGATGCCGAAGGCTGAAGCCCTGATCTCCGTCATGGAGCAGTTCGGTGGTCACACGCCCAATGCGATTGCAGTGCCGTATGTGGATCAGCCACTCTCGGAGGTCGTGATCTCGGCTGTGGACAGCATGGAGTCACGGCTCGCGATCTGGAAATCGGTTCGGGAACAGTCGCAGGTGCGTTTGTTCCTGGATGCTCGCATGGGACTCGAGACGCTCATCGTCTGGACGGTGCGACCTCAAGTGCGAGAAGATCGCGTCGCCTATTCGCAGTCACTGGTGCCGGATGACCAGACCCTGCAGGAACCGTGCACGGCACGGACGATTTGCTACACGCCGCTGATGTCGGCATCTATCGTCTGCGACGCGATCAAGAGATACGCGAATGAAGAAGAGATGCCGCGTCGGATAGTGCTCGATCTGGCGACATGGACACTGATGGCGGAGCCGAGATGACTACTCACGAAGCGAA includes these proteins:
- a CDS encoding ThiF family adenylyltransferase — encoded protein: MNDLRFVRQMDAVNMKRLTHLGVTIIGIGAIGSTCAVWLGKMGCVGITGYDPDRIEPHNWSNQLYRDDQIGMPKAEALISVMEQFGGHTPNAIAVPYVDQPLSEVVISAVDSMESRLAIWKSVREQSQVRLFLDARMGLETLIVWTVRPQVREDRVAYSQSLVPDDQTLQEPCTARTICYTPLMSASIVCDAIKRYANEEEMPRRIVLDLATWTLMAEPR